A genomic window from Parvularcula sp. LCG005 includes:
- the glnA gene encoding type I glutamate--ammonia ligase — translation MSAKDVLKYVKDNEIKFVDLRFTDPKGTWHHVTFEAPLVDEEFLTDGTMFDGSSIAGWKAINESDMILMPDTKTLVRDPFFAQPTISLTCDVLEPSTGQPYNRDPRTTAKAAEAYLKSTGIGDTAFFGPEAEFFIFDDVRISSDQHHMGFMIDSTEGPYNMGREFEGGNMGHRPRTKGGYFPVPPVDSEQDLRSEMLIYMREMGIEPEKHHHEVAPSQHELGMKFDTLVEVADQLQKYKYVVKQVSHAFGKTATFMAKPVYGDNGSGMHVHQSIWKGGKPVFAGDRYADLSETCLHYIGGIIKHARAINAFSNSTTNSYKRLVPGFEAPIMLAYSARNRSASIRIPWVSSPKAKRLETRFPDPMGNPYLIFSALLMAGLDGIENKIDPGEAMDKDLYDLSPEEQSGIPTVCSSLEQALAALDADREFLKKGNVFNDDQIDAYIELKMAEVVRYNTTPHPVEFDMYYSC, via the coding sequence ACCGATCCAAAGGGCACGTGGCACCACGTCACCTTTGAGGCGCCTCTTGTTGACGAGGAATTCCTGACCGACGGCACCATGTTCGACGGCTCGTCCATTGCTGGCTGGAAAGCCATCAATGAGAGCGACATGATCCTGATGCCAGACACAAAAACGCTTGTGCGTGACCCGTTCTTCGCACAGCCAACGATTTCGCTGACCTGCGACGTGCTCGAGCCTTCCACCGGCCAGCCTTACAATCGTGACCCACGGACGACGGCCAAGGCCGCTGAAGCCTATCTGAAATCGACAGGTATCGGTGACACGGCGTTCTTCGGTCCTGAAGCAGAATTTTTCATCTTCGACGACGTGCGGATCTCCAGTGACCAGCATCACATGGGTTTCATGATCGATTCGACCGAAGGTCCATACAACATGGGCCGTGAGTTCGAAGGCGGCAATATGGGCCACCGTCCGCGCACGAAAGGTGGCTACTTCCCAGTACCGCCAGTGGACAGCGAGCAGGACCTGCGGTCCGAAATGCTGATCTACATGCGCGAAATGGGCATCGAGCCAGAGAAGCACCACCACGAAGTGGCGCCTTCCCAGCACGAACTCGGCATGAAATTCGACACCCTCGTCGAAGTCGCAGATCAGCTGCAAAAGTACAAATACGTCGTGAAGCAAGTCTCGCACGCCTTCGGCAAGACGGCCACGTTCATGGCCAAGCCTGTCTACGGCGATAACGGTTCAGGCATGCACGTCCACCAGTCGATCTGGAAGGGTGGCAAGCCGGTTTTCGCAGGCGACCGTTATGCGGACCTGTCCGAAACCTGCCTTCACTACATTGGCGGCATCATCAAGCACGCACGGGCGATCAACGCGTTCTCTAACTCAACGACCAACAGCTATAAGCGTCTGGTCCCAGGCTTCGAAGCGCCGATCATGCTCGCCTACTCCGCGCGCAACCGCTCTGCTTCGATTCGTATCCCCTGGGTCAGCTCACCAAAGGCCAAGCGTCTTGAAACACGCTTCCCTGACCCGATGGGCAACCCATACCTGATCTTCTCGGCCCTTCTCATGGCCGGTCTTGACGGTATCGAGAACAAGATCGATCCCGGCGAAGCCATGGACAAGGATCTCTACGACCTGTCGCCAGAAGAGCAGTCCGGTATCCCAACGGTATGTTCGTCCCTCGAGCAGGCGCTTGCTGCCCTCGATGCAGACCGCGAGTTCCTGAAAAAGGGCAACGTGTTCAACGACGACCAGATCGACGCCTATATCGAACTGAAAATGGCCGAGGTTGTCCGTTACAACACGACACCTCACCCAGTCGAATTCGACATGTACTACAGCTGCTAA